TTGTCACCACATTGTCCACCCGCGTTGAATACTTTCAAGAAGGTGCAGACGCAACCGGTCGGCAAAGTCTCACGgcgttgcaaaagtgtacttgtgccatccgacaacttgctactgggcaaacggctgacctcttcgacgagtatttgcatgtcgGTGAGTCAACTGGAATCCTATGCCTTAAGAGTTTTTGCGACGGCGTTCGTTCTGCTTTCGGCGAGGAATTCCTTCGGGCACCCACCACCGACGATTGTCAACGGTTGCTTCGTCTTCACGAAACAGTCCACGGTTTTCCCGGTATGCTAGGCAGCATTGATctgcatgcattggaagtggaagaattgcccgactgcttggagggggcaacacttaagcggccacaaaggtggcggcccaacgcttatccttgaagcggtcgccgactaccgcctatggatttggcatgcatatttcggtgttgccggatccaacaacgacttgaacgtgctatattcttcaccactcttcgatgatgttttgaatggtgtagcaccggcgatcgacttcaccgtcaacggaaatgcataccacatgGGTTACTATCTCGCCGATGGTATCTACCCAAGGTGGTCGACTTTCGTGAAGTCGTTCAGCAATCCACAAGAGCCGAGATGGATTCTTTTTGCACAGcgtcaagagtctgctcggaaagacgtcgaaagagcttttggtgtccttcaaggccgattcaacattgtgaagtccccttctcggctttggtacgttaagaatatcgccgacatcatgtacacgtgcattatcttgcacaacatgattatagctgACGAAGGACCGATGGCGGGTAACTTTTACgacgaggatgaagccggaagctcaaccgcgaggtctcccccacgtcgaggtgtgcatacgacggtgaacgagaggatggaaagaagacacacaatgcgcgatacaagagcccacactgagctacaaaaagatctaatcaatcacatttgggcgaaattcggcaacgagtagtgtaatttttaatttttaggattttatttgtgtaatttttaatttttaggattttaattatgtaatttttaattattttgtaatttgtaatagtatttcggatattttaatgcattttaatattgtgaaaatgtttttatttaaattgaataatagaatggtgggacccttgagcttgtccttagctaagagcacggatgtgggtgttgtgctcttagctaaggacaagcagtaaaagtgggtccgggcccacttccgtgctcttaactaagagcacggatggggatgctcttaacatgatacagaaaaataaaataagaagtaTACAATATTATCATTCATATAGAAGTGCATTACTTGTTaaaagaataacaaaaaataattctattaaaTATTGTGTACAATGTATTTAATCAAGTTACGTGTTATTGGTGCTTATATGATTTGGAGTGTAATTTTGTTCTCCACAATGGTAGAAATGGCGGCTATTCAATTGTCGCGAAAGATTTTCTCGTAGTTAATGAGTATtcatatcaaatcaaatttttgcTGTTAACTAATTGGATGGTAATTGGATGGTAATTAATGTgcatatatgtgtgtatatgGATCTATATTATCTATCTATGCACATGAGAAATTTCTATAATTGTATGTGTCTATGTGTCATTCTAGTTGGAGGTGAAACCAATATGCATATCTATTTGTCAAAATACTATTGGTAGGGTATACCACATATGCTTTCCACCGTGGTATTCCGAGACCActgaattttttctcctttagCACACCGAAACGCGATTCTACATAATTACACAATTAGCTCTTCTTGTATGCAACATACTGatactaagagcatccacggTGGGACGAATGACAGACTTTTCAAAAACACCTTCTGCCACATATCATAAGGACTTCCCACTGCAATGCCATGTCATAAGGACATCCCACTGCACAATTGCAGACATCCCCAAGGACatccacaataataaaaattcacaaattcacaaatatgcaatttacgGAACTAAAATTTCGATACGAATACGGAGAAAATGCAacgatattttttttttaaaaaagcatacatatttaaatttaaaaaaaccatcccaaaccaaaaatcaattcaaacaaaatacatgTTATGCCTTGAATCTCTATAGTCTGCCACTAGCCgaatatatagagtttgtaaCGAgtcgtatatatagagtttgcaacgagccgtatatatagagttttaaaaaaagtcaaaaataaaaaatagggaCGTCCGTCGTGGCACCGCAATGACGGACGTCTTCGGAAAGCCGCGGATCTGAGGTGTCCGCAAGCGACGTCCGCGTCCGCCTCTTGCTCGCCTAATGGCAGACGTCCGCCGGGACGTCCTCCATTGCTGATGCTCTAAGATGTAATGATTATTGGATTAcgaaaaattcaaatgtacATATAAATAAGTCATGGTATTGTATAACTAacattgtatttttttatgttatttatatagattaatttaaagtaaatCATCACCAAGATCTCATACTTGGtttgtaacgccccactttttcaaaccctaattttcgtgttataaaatttttgcattaaatgccttaaatgctatgatatgcgaattaattgatgagtgattaattacatggtgtctttgtgacctaattgcgtatgagaattgagattgagttgaatagtcaacatGTTGAAAttatgacgtggctattgaatagtcaaagatgtggaaaatatgacgtggccgttgaaaggtcaatgcgttgagaaaaagaagaggaagtaaagaaatgattgatttggtgtgaatatttgatgcggagtaatataattgtggtggattattttcctaatggatgagtgagaattaaataggagcattatttaagcatgtggaattttcggtctctcctatttttatttggagaagaaatcctatttttcttggatttaattatttgtttgggatgattatccaaattaaatccaaagtccaattaTACGTTAATTCCATCATGGGATTTTCGAAAACACCACCTTTGATAtccatgagattttcgaaaatctcatctAGAAGGGAGggagaaattatttattatattatgtgatctcttatttattctattccatgaataaatataaatatgctagaatatcctaccatatcttgccatatctaagaagatattgccatatcctaatttaattaggatttatattaaattcctTCTAAGGAATCAAAAGTCACGCCACTTTTCCTATTATTTGGggagatttaattatatattcttgctccgtgatataatattctactccgtgaaatatttgaatttaattataggctaattaaatagcctataattttcgaattccCCTTATTTCTCTCTACTTCACGCCAACATCCAACCAACAAACCTttcaaatcttgatttatttaattattggatattattttggcactctataaataagagagaagaccAAAACCCTAGATCATAAATCACGCCTCCTCCCACTATCAAAAACCGTCTCTCActctctccccactctctccaaattttcttcatcttttctccaagatttcttcatcaattgagaagaattcaagttgaaattcaagagtttattgaagaatcaaggctataacttgtttctaccgattgtcttttggaaaaaggtactttaattttgatctcctcttcttctaccgattaatcggtgttcttgagtccacatgcatttagattgagtgaaggggaaataaattgatgaattttgggatgcatggatgtgtgtgtgtgtgtggccgtgtgtgtgtggccgTGTATGCGTGTGCGTGCACGCCTCGGCGTGCGTGCATGTGTGcggtgtgtgcgtgtgttgtgtgtgtggaacacTCACGCGTGGcacgatttaatggtgaatttggagttgttatttgaataaaaacgatatgctaatcataccttgattttggatgatgatattaaagatttatcgatgggaaaaaaagggaaacatgggaacatgcatgattttgaaatcaatgattgaaactgatttgtgatacgcctaatttaaaggtgatacttcgcgctctcagcgtgataaacgaggagaagagaatactttcgagctaagccgacgaggtgggctttcttttaaaataaggacattgtcctaaactgatattgatgagaatgagatatgtgttatcatgccttgatttgttttgtcgtgcctatccctcgtggctatgccactattgatttaatcgaattcggatccttgtagagccgcaaactctacttggattagtgtacaccaatgttagaccgagtgctGGCGTAcgggtcggccggtctagtgacctggattgcggccgcagtccttgtcatgtagaatgagatatggtaaacgtcgatgagaaaaatggttgcgcgaccgtgatatttgagaaagaatatattttggtgcctcgggtctttctaaagttaaaaccccgatggacacttgaaaatggcatgataactataattgtgataaaactgttttcggcatgagtccactgagtatgtttatagtactcagccctgcatgtgttttccctatgtgcaggttgagcggtgacgagcgggcggcggtgttgagtaggaaataataagatgatcAGTTGGTACTTaaagtgtcgttgtgtctccatacatagcctcacttctttcttggtcgcttccgctatattttatgaaaaattgttaTCTTTGGTTGGGATGAATGCTTTTATTTCATgggaatattttggatatgaaacagttggaattattttggaaactctGATGAGCATTTATTGCGATAGCCTTTTATTGGTTTTctttgctaaggcattattcttcctctacttaattgttcatttaATGCTTTGGTTAAATCCCTTTTtaaatggaaccctagcctatgatttttgatgcatttaagtctGCCTAGTTAACGctcgccgcatttattataccctagatgggcgggtcgttacatgGTTTATCCAACAAGAAGTATTTATCTCAACGTAATCATATTCAATGCTTTACCACCCTCCAATGTAATCAACTATCCAAGATGAAATAACTTAAACCGTTTATGATAGATTGTACGCACTATCTAGGTTGGGATGCTTAATCTTACTTTTATAAGAAACCAACTGAAATATCTTATGTAACAAGCTGTGAATCTGTGATATACCGATTAGTCTCTACATCTTTACAAGAATGATTTGTTTATTcagtttatttattattttttatttacttagtaataataaaaggcaaatcatattatatagataatttattttcataaactaaaaagtaaaaattttaaaatacaagtCCTATATACATGTTTTTCTATATACACGTACCTTAGCATTAAGAATCAAAAGCCTACTGAATGGAgtttaaatcataaaacatttatacaattaagaaaaatattgacctcccaaacttaaaataaataagtaattGACATGTTATgctatactcccttcgttccatagtggagtcattttcattttaggcattttataatagtagattcattttcttttttaataaaaaataacacattttttcattctttctttttattttctcctactttattttctctatatttttatctctcctactttactactatctttttatttaatatactatacatattttttttaatttatgtgtcAAAAGGAAATATCTCCACTACTGGAACGGAGAAAGTAGGTGGGACATTGAAGCCTAGAAAGTAGAAACAAAAGGCAAATACTTAAagtaactaaataatactagcagggtttcaaaaataatttcgtAAGCATATGCATGGATTATGGATACATCCACATCGAGTGATGAGTCTACTAAATATTGAAATCATACCTTAAAAATATCATGTGAATGTTCTTTGCGCCACACAAATATTAGTAGCAGAAATCAATCTCCATCCACACCGAAATCTATTTAAAGTACACTTTTAACGTGAGAGCTATCATCTtacctttttaaaaaacacTTTACTATACAaaaccaatttattttaagattaCTAGAGTAATGATTTTTGTTGGAAGTAGAAGAGAGCCAAATAATATGAGAACTGTGACCTTAAGTAATTACTTTCAGTCTTTCATACTCTCTCAGTTTCAAACTAGTTGAATTATTCTAAGATAATTGAATCGTTtacttttttgacaaaaaatctATCTATCTCGTACTTTACTCAAtacaagaaaatttaaaatgtggGAAGAAAGCATGCAtcaaatagtatttaattaaataaacttttttacGGATCATATCGTACAAtcgaacaaaaaaaaagtagagtaaaatttaaaagttgggATGATTTTAGGTAAAAGATTGCCTTAATgatcttttttgtttgtgaaaGGGAAAACGTCAAATTTATTAGCGtctttaaaagaaaaagacatCAAAGTTATTAACgtgtttcatttaaaaataaaatttgaatgcatcaataatattgatatgtttttctttaaatacCTGTGGCGTGTCCCTCTTTCACACAATGCaaaagaaattcttatttacggaaatattatttctaaattcACTCAAAATTCGAATATCGCCAAAGTAAATTCTCTCTAGCGTGCCACGATTTTGAACATCCAATGTAAGCACAACTTCCAAGTTCGTACATGGGCAAAGAAtgcaataaataattcaattcttGAACCAAGATAAGCTCATGGCCTCATGCAATTCCACGAAATTTCTACGagcaaatttatatatttaatttatttttctcgtcagaatgattatttatttaaattgggTGGCCTATATGAATCtcatagtactattattgAGAACAAGTAGTCGCACCAAATTCATACACAGTCAAACTTGgcctatttatatataaaaatagaataacaaTGATacatcaattttcaatttttgcacTCACTTTCAAAGTAGAATATTTGATCtcatgtaataaaaaaattcaaactaattaattatgtagaGATTGTAAGTTGTTCCTACATGTAGAGAAGGGAAAGGTTTTAAAGAAACTAGTAGCAGAAACCTTTTGTTGGCCTCGTAAAATCTGTTGTTGCACAGCGAGAACAGAAGCCGTGCTATTGAAATCTGCAGAGGCGACATACTCTCCGATAACTCCCAACTCGTTCTCCTCGCTCCAACCTGACAATCCGCTCAAAAGGACTGGATTTATACCATGCTTCCTCCCCACAATCCACAAATCGTAGACTTGTTTATCCATGGCCTGTATAGCAGCAATAGTTTCCTCCCCGTTGTTCACCACCACCTCCCGATACGAGATCCGCTCCTTCCCTTCACACTTGAGCCAGAACTGTGTCACCAGCCCGTCATCCAGCTTCTTTTCCATATCACTATCGCCCTCGCTGGtgttggtgttggtgttgCCCGGGAGGAATCGCACCACGGTCAGAGACACATCTGGGTTCCCGACCATGCGGTCAGCATATGCCAGAGCCTCTCTTGCATCCGCCCCTCCGAGGAAGAGCATCGCCAGTTGCTGCATGGGGCTCCTTAGGGCGCCGTGGACGAGCGTTTGGTGCGGGCTTTTGTCCATGATGATTGCCACCGAGCACGGCGCATGGACCAACACCTGGTTATTGAGGGACTGGTTGTTGTCCCTAGAAGGAAGGACGACCAGGCTGGCGTTGTTTGCGAGCGCCATCTGGCAGATGTCCTGGTACATGCTCGTCCTTGAGGTGATGGTGGTGTAAGAGTGTATGGTGAGGCAGTCATCGCCCATGGCGTCTTGAAACGTCTTCAAGGCGCTGTGGACGTTGGATTTGTCGGGTGTTTCTTCCTCACCCTCTGCCTGGTGGTCGATGAGGACAGGGTTGGAGCCGATGAGGTCCTCCAGGCAGAGGGCGTCGACCGATAGAGGAGTCAATGCTGTAGGGTTGGTGACCTGGATCAACCTCATTAGCCCGGAGAGATTCTCTTGGGAGTGGATGCAAGCCAGAATATGGAGCTGAGCATTGGGCAAAGAATGCTGGATGTTTCTCCTCTTGTCGAGCAGGTAGGGCCGCCTGGGGTCGTAGAGGATACTGATGAGCGGCGTCACCAGGGCGGTCATGGTGGTGGCTGAGAGCGCCATGGCCGTGAAATGAGGGGTGTCAAGTATCTTCAAATCATTTAAACGGACAAGCATGAGGAAATCCACTTGGCCCTTCAACCCAAGTAGAAGAGTAAGCGTGAGGCTGTCTCTGATGGTCATGTGGTTAAAGCGCGAAGCTATGAAAGTGGAGAGAATCTTCATGGTATAAGCGGAGATCAACATGAGCATGAGCGGGCGCATATGAGACCATTGCCCGGAGACGGAGGTAAAGTCGAAAACCAAACCAATGTACATAAAGATAAATGGCATTAGGATGTTTGTGACAATGGTCTCTATCTTCTGCACTAAAGCCGTCCCCAAAGGAGGCCCTGTTGGGACAACCAGGCCCATCCACATGGGTCCGTTTGCCACAGACATCCCGAAAGTGTCAGTGACAAACGCGGCCGCTATGACGGCCACGAGAATTGCAGTGACATAGGCCTCGTCCACCGGCTTTTCCTCTGGGGTGCTTCTAACGATCCAGTCCATAAATTGCTTAGCTCCAGAAAGGCAGGCCACAGCGACACCGATGAAGGAGAGGAAGAACCAAAGGGAGAAAATGGGCTTGCGTTGGCCCTGAACGAGCATCTCAAAGACGATGAGCACATGGAAGCCGACGAAGTCGGAGATCATGGTGGTTGTAAGGGCCATGCGGCCAATGCCGGAGCTGAGAAGATTGAGCTCCTTGACGATGGGGTAGACGACGGGGAAAGCGGCGATGGACAGGTTCATGCTGATACCCCAAATTGCGGAGAAGGTTCCAAGGCCTGCATGTAAGGAATTCTTTTGGAGCATGCCCACAGTGACACTGCAAAAAAGGGGGACAAACATCCCGAAGACGGCAATGTACCAATTTTTTCGGTCTGATCTTTTGAATTCCATGACGTCCATTTTGACGGAGGAGACGAAGACGAAATAGATTAGACCCAGCAAGCCCACATTCTTGATCACATAGTTGTATTCAGGCGGGAAGATATAGGCGTGTAGCTTGTCGTTGCGGCTCAACACGGAAGGCCCTAAGATGATGCCGCCCAGGATCTCGGAGACGACATTGGGCTGGCGGAGGGGCTTGAGGAGGAAACGGACGAGGCGAGTAATGAGAAGGAGAGTGGAAATCTGTAGGAGGAAAAGGGGAAACGAGAAATCCAGGGGATTTTGGCCGTAGAAAATGCCGAAGGTGTGATAGGTGTGGGTCTCCCGGCATATCACCAGACCTTTCTTGATCAGCTCAGGTGGCTCCGTTAGGTTAACGTTGGACGTCATCGCTCATGCAATATTCCAcaaatcaacaacaacatcaaaGCTTGGACACCCGGAACTCTAGACTTCTACATTTGGAAATGCCATTTTTTTTGCTCTTAATTACGTTTCCTTCGCTATTTATATCATCACACACAACCTCAAAATACATTTACTCTATAACAGACTAATTGATATACTAGCACAATAACCATACATtacattttagtttttgaatgattaaacaaatttattatttgcgTATTACTATATGAAACGAAATGTAACAACCCTAATTTGAAATGATTATTCAAATCTGCAAaaattggatttggaattcctttgcaaatattattatatattatgtccCAAAAGAAATCAAGTTAAACCAACAATagatttttgatatattgtgATAAGTTGATTTGATGAAAACCTGCGTGGTTGAAATTATcaagaattttaaattaaaatctttaataATACCATAAGTATGaagataattatttataaataatttactcCCTTTGTTTACCAAGAATCgtctcattttgctattttcatccgtttatcaataaatatctcatttgtTTTTCGCTTCTACTTTTGGTAATAGACCCAACGCTCCACTAACTTTATTCCACTCACTAAtcactataaaactaatactatataaaagtaggatgaatattctactaacttgtTCCACCTACTTTCTCCTATAGTATttctagggatgtcaatgcaGTCCGCAACCCGTGGAttggcccgaatagcccgcaaaatttatagggttagggttgaaaatttgtaGCCCAATAAAATCacagcccgattagcccgcacccgattaacccgcaacccgttagggcctgaccgaaaacccgatgggtTGGtccgaaaacccgataaaatttttattattctatttgtttgactccTAATTGGACACcttcattgattatttttataatatagataactagataaaataactttcaattttatattaattatataaattatatattaagtttttattaatataatagtaaataaataaattagaaacttcaaattcattaaaaaatatttaaatttctaaaacatgctttaaaatatttaaatttatattttattttgcacaaatctcaaatatttgtatttgatcatatttgtgtttgagtttaagtatatatctcaaatttatcataattaaatattttatattttacaaatgtaactaacttttgtcattatttattgaattgatcgcatgttaattttatcggtagcaaccc
The nucleotide sequence above comes from Salvia hispanica cultivar TCC Black 2014 chromosome 5, UniMelb_Shisp_WGS_1.0, whole genome shotgun sequence. Encoded proteins:
- the LOC125189709 gene encoding cation/H(+) antiporter 24-like, encoding MTSNVNLTEPPELIKKGLVICRETHTYHTFGIFYGQNPLDFSFPLFLLQISTLLLITRLVRFLLKPLRQPNVVSEILGGIILGPSVLSRNDKLHAYIFPPEYNYVIKNVGLLGLIYFVFVSSVKMDVMEFKRSDRKNWYIAVFGMFVPLFCSVTVGMLQKNSLHAGLGTFSAIWGISMNLSIAAFPVVYPIVKELNLLSSGIGRMALTTTMISDFVGFHVLIVFEMLVQGQRKPIFSLWFFLSFIGVAVACLSGAKQFMDWIVRSTPEEKPVDEAYVTAILVAVIAAAFVTDTFGMSVANGPMWMGLVVPTGPPLGTALVQKIETIVTNILMPFIFMYIGLVFDFTSVSGQWSHMRPLMLMLISAYTMKILSTFIASRFNHMTIRDSLTLTLLLGLKGQVDFLMLVRLNDLKILDTPHFTAMALSATTMTALVTPLISILYDPRRPYLLDKRRNIQHSLPNAQLHILACIHSQENLSGLMRLIQVTNPTALTPLSVDALCLEDLIGSNPVLIDHQAEGEEETPDKSNVHSALKTFQDAMGDDCLTIHSYTTITSRTSMYQDICQMALANNASLVVLPSRDNNQSLNNQVLVHAPCSVAIIMDKSPHQTLVHGALRSPMQQLAMLFLGGADAREALAYADRMVGNPDVSLTVVRFLPGNTNTNTSEGDSDMEKKLDDGLVTQFWLKCEGKERISYREVVVNNGEETIAAIQAMDKQVYDLWIVGRKHGINPVLLSGLSGWSEENELGVIGEYVASADFNSTASVLAVQQQILRGQQKVSATSFFKTFPFSTCRNNLQSLHN